The Streptomyces sp. NBC_00162 sequence AGTACGCGCAGATGTTCGCCGCCTTCCCCACCCCGACGTACGCCACCTACGGCAACGTGGACATCCCGGCCCTGTGGCCGGAGTACGCCGACCGCCACGGCTTCACGGTGCTCGACGGGCAGCGCGTGGAGATCGGCGGCCGGGTCTTCGGCTTCGTCGGAGGCGGGCTGCCCTCGCCGATGCGGACCCCGTACGAGGTGGACGTCGAGGAGTACGCCGCCAAGGTGGAGGCGCTGGGCGAGGTGGACGTACTGTGCTCACACATCCCGCCGGAGGTGCCGGAGCTCTGCTACGACACGGTCGCGCGCCGCTTCGAACGCGGCAGCGAGGCCCTGCTGGCCGCGATCCGGCGCACCCGCCCCAAGTACGCCCTCTTCGGGCACGTCCACCAGCCGCTCGCACGGCGGATGCGGATCGGCGGCACGGAGTGCGTGAACGTCGGTCACTTCGCGGCGACCGGGAGGCCCTGGGCCCTGGAGTGGTGAGCGCCGCACGCACGGTAGCCTTCGGGCGGCGGCCGGAGGCCGCACACTTCCTCGAAAACTCTCTGGAGGAGCCACCGCGATGGCGGAACACACCAGCTCAAGCATCACGATCGACGCCTCGCCGGCCGACGTGATGGCCGTGATCGCCGACTTCGCCCGCTACCCCGAGTGGACTGGCGAGGTGAAGGAGGCCGAGGTGCTGGCCTCCGACGCCGAAGGCCGCGCCGAGAAGGTCCGGCTGCTGCTCGACGCGGGCGCGATCAAGGACGACCACACCCTCGCCTACACCTGGAAGGGCGAGGACGAGGTCAGCTGGACCCTAGACAAGTCGCAGATGCTGCGCCAGCTGGACGGCTCGTACCGGCTGGCCCCGCTGGACGGCGGCAAGCGCACCGAGGTCACCTACCAGCTGACCGTGGACGTCAAGATCCCCATGCTCGGCATGATCAAGCGCAAGGCCGAGAAGGTCATCATCGACCGCGCCCTGGCCGGTCTGAAGAAGCGCGTGGAATCGACCGGCTGAGGCGCAACACCGTGCACACCTTGCTGATCACCGGACCCGGCGGGGCCGGCCGGACCACCGTGGCAGCGGCCACCGCCCTCGCCGCGGCCCGGCAGGGGCGGCGGGTGCTGCTGCTGTCCGGCGACGCCGGGGACCCCCTCTCCGCCCTGACCGGGGAGCCGGTGGGGGAGCCCGCCGAGGTCGCGCCCGGGCTGTCGGCCGTACCGGTGGCCGGCGGGGTCCGGGTGGCCCGGGTGGACTCCGGCGAGGAGTTCCGGGAGGAACTCGTCGCCCTCCAGGAGCGCGGATCCGCCCTCCTCGGCATGGTCGGGGCCCGGCCGCTGGGCGCCGAGGAACTCACCGAACTGCCCGGCGCCGAGCAGTTCGCACTGCTGCGCGCCCTGCGACGGGCCGCCTCCGCGCCGGGATTCGACCTCGTCGTCGTCGACCTGCCCCCGCTCCACCAGGCCCTGGCCACCCTGGCCCTCCCCGCGCAGCTGCGCCGCTACCTCGCCCGGCTGCTCCCCGCGGAGCGGCAGGCCGCCCGCGCCCTGCGGCCCGTACTGGCCCAGCTGGCCGGTGTGCCCATGCCCGCGCAGTGGCTCTACGAGGCCGCCGCCCGGTGGGACGAGGAGCTCGCCGCGGTCCAGGCCGTCATCGAGGCCGCCACCACCGAGGTCCGGCTCGTCGCCGAACCGGGACCGGCCGCCGCCGACGCGATCCGGCCGGGGCGGCTCGGGCTCGCCCTCCAGCAGCTGCCCGTCTCCGCCGTCGTCGCCAACCGCCTGCTCCCCGAGGGCTCCGTCGACCCCTGGCTCGCCGGGCTCGCCGCCCAGCAGGAGAAGTACGCCGCCCAGTGGGCCGGCGAGCTTCCCGTGGTCCGGGTCGGCCACCTCGGCCGGGATCCGCGCGGCCCGCAGGACCTGGAACCGCTCGCCGCCACCGACGGCCTCGTCCCGCAGCGGCCCGCGCCCCGCCGGGCATGGGCGGTCGAGGACCGGCTCGCCGAGGACGGGGTGCTCGTCTGGGTGGTCCCGCTGCCCGGTGCGCACAAGCGCGAGCTCGACCTGATCCGGCGGGGCGACGAGCTGCTGCTCACCGTGGGCCCGTACCGCAGGATCGTTCCGCTGCCCGCGGCGCTGCGCCGCTGCACCGTCTCCGGCGCCGCCCTGGCCGAGGACGCCCTCCGCATCCGCTTCACCCCGGACCCGGGCCTGTGGCCCCGCACGTCCTGATCCCCGTACCGCCGTTCGGGTACCGTCGAAGGTAGCCCGTACCGCACGCACAGCAGCTGCAGCAGGAGAGTCCGCCATGAGCGAGGCCACCGACCGCCCCACCGACGACGACGCCTGGGCCAAGGCCTGCGCCGAGGACCTCGCCGCAGAGAAGGAGCGCCTGCGCGGGCAGGGCGGGACGAGGAGCCAGGGCACCGGGACCGCCGCCGAGGAGCTGTTCAAGCTCTTCGAGGCCGTCGCGGACAAGGTCTCCGGGCTGAACAACCCCCTGATCGGCAGCGCCGCCCAGGGGGCCGTGCGTCAGTTCGTCAACCAGGCCAAGACCGCCGCCAAGCCCGTCGTCGAGCGCAACCCCGAGGTCTTCGACCACCTCGCGGCCGCCGGATCCGAGCTGCTCGCCGCCTACCGCTCGGCCGTCGAGGGCCACGAGCGCCGCTGGACGCGGGGCGAACCCCCGGCTCCGCGGCAGGCGCCCGGCGAGCGCGACCCCCGTGACGAGGGCCCCGACGACGGCCCGGCCGAGCGGATCGATCTCGACTGAACCCTTGGGGGGTCCCGCCCTCGGGTACGGTTGGCCGTGGCGGGGTTTGACCGGAAACCGAGGGACTAATGGGACTCACCATCGGCGTCGACATCGGCGGCACGAAGATCGCGGCCGGCGTGGTCGACGAAGAGGGCACCATCCTTGAGACGTACAAGGTGCCCACCCCGCCGACCGCGGACGGAGTGACGGAGGCCATCTGCACCGCCGTCTCCGCGGTCAGCAGCAACCACACCATCGACGCCGTCGGCATCGGCGCCGCGGGCTACGTGGACGACAAGCGCGCCACCGTGCTCTTCGCCCCGAACATCAACTGGCGGCACGAGCCGCTCAAGGACAAGGTCGAGCAGCGCATCGGCCTGCCCGTCGTCGTCGAGAACGACGCGAACTGCGCCGCCTGGGGCGAGTACCGCTTCGGCGCCGGCCAGGGCCACGACGACGTCATCTGCATCACGCTCGGCACCGGCCTGGGCGGCGGCATCATCATCGGCAACAAGCTGCGGCGCGGACGCTTCGGCGTCGCCGCCGAATTCGGCCACATCCGGGTCGTCCCGGACGGCCTGCTGTGCGGCTGCGGCAGCCAGGGCTGCTGGGAGCAGTACGCCTCCGGGCGTGCGCTCGTCCGCTACGCCAAGCAGCGCGCCAACGCCACCCCCGAGAACGCGACCATCCTGCTCTCGCTCGGCGACGGCACCCCCGAGGGCATCGAGGGCAAGCACATCAGCGAGGCCGCCCGGCAGGGCGACCTGGTGGCCATCGACGCCTTCCGCGAGCTGGCCCGCTGGGCCGGCGCGGGCCTGGCCGACCTGGCCTCGCTGTTCGACCCGTCCGCGTTCATCGTCGGCGGCGGGGTCTCCGACGAGGGCGACCTGGTCCTGGACCCGATCCGCAAGTCCTTCAAGCGCTGGCTGGTCGGCGGCGCCTGGCGTGCGCACGCGCAGGTGCTGGCCGCCCAGTTGGGCGGAAAGGCCGGACTCGTGGGCGCGGCGGACCTGGCACGCCAGGGCTGACCCTTCCCCCTCGTATACGTGACCGCCCGCCGCGCCCCTTGGGGGAGCGGCGGGCGGCTGCGTATCTTGCCGGGCATGGACCAGCTGCCGAAGTCCCGTACGGAGCCCGACGGTTCTGCCGTGATCCGGGTGCTCAGCTACAACATCCGCTCGCTGCGCGACGACGAGGAGGCGCTGGCCCGGGTCATCCGGGCCTGCGCACCGGACCTCGTGTTCGTGCAGGAGGCGCCGCGGTTCTTCCGGTGGCGCAAACACGCGGCGAGGCTCGCCGCGAAGTGTGACCTGGTGGTGCTCGGCGGGGGCGCGACGGCGGCCGGGCCGCTGCTGATGTGCTCGCTGCGGGTGTTCGTGGAGCGTACGGAGGACGTGCTGCTGCCGCACACCCCCGGTCTGCACCGGCGGGGCTTCGCGACGGCGGTGGTCCGGATCGGCGGCGCCCGGGCGGGCCTGGTCTCCGCGCACCTGTCCCTGGACCGGGCGGAACGGCGGGCCCAGGCGGATCGCCTCCTGGACCGGGTCGCGGCGCTGGACACCCCGTACGGGATCGCCGCGGGCGACGTGAACGAGGGACCGGACGGCCCGGCCTTCGGGCAGCTCGCGGGCACGTTGCAGGACTGCTGGTCGGTGGCCCCGTGGGGCGGGGAACGGACCTTCCCGGTGTCGGCACCGGACCGGCGCATCGACGCGGTCTTCGCGACGAAGGGCGTGGAGGTGCTGGGCTGTGGCGTCCCGGCGGGGCTGCCGGGCGTGATCCCCGCGGACCTGGTGGCGGCCACGGACCACCTCCCGGTCCTGGCGGCCCTCCGCCTCCCCGCTGCGCGGTAACTGCGGCGCCGTAGCCGGGGGCTCTGCCCCCGGACCCCCGGCGATCGAGCCCCAGTTACACCACCGCTCCGCGGCCCGGGTCGTCGTCATCGTCGTCGCCGTGCGCCATGCGCGCGACCAGCGTCGCGAAGCCGCCCAGGAAGCCGCCGATGCCCAGCGTCGTCAGCCACCAGGTCATCTCCCACTGCAACAGCACCGCCAGGAGCAGCAGCACCGGCCCGCCGACCACCGCCAGCCAGGCGAACTTCGACGTGGTGTCCGCCTCCGGGAGCTCCGGCTCCGGGGGCACGAAGTGGCCCTCGTCCGCCGGCTCCGTGAGCGAGTGGTCGCGCGGGCCCGCGACGCCGACGCCCGGGGCGAAGACCACCGAGCTGCCCAGCGCCGCCGGGGGCTCCGGTCTCGGCTCCGGATCCTGCTCGGGCTCCTGCTTGGGCTCCTGCTTGGGCTCCGGCTCCGGCGGCAGCGGCTTGACGTCTTCCTCCGGCAGCATGAGGTTCTCGATCGGCTTGAACGGCCGGGACCCCGGCGGGTCCGGCGGCTCCTGCCCGTACCCGGCGACGATCGCCGCCCACGCCGCTTCCTCGTCCAGCGGCGGAACCCCGCCCGACTGCTCCTCGTGCTCAGCCACCCGCCTGCGCCCCCTCCCTGCCCACGCTCTCCGCCAGTCGGCCGACGAACGCATAGCTGTCCGCGAAGATCCGCTCCGCGTCATGGTCCAACGTCGCGACGTGGTAGCTCTGTTCCAGCAGGGTCTCGGTGACATCGGTTGACGAGATCCGCGCCAGCACCCGCGCCGAGTCGACCGGCGGTACGACGTGGTCCTGCGGGCTGTGCAGCAGCAGCACGGGCTGCGTGACCTGCGGCAGCTCGGTGTCCACGAGCTGGAGGAACTTCCGCAGCGAGTGCGCGGCCCGCGTCGGGACCCGGTCGTAGCCGACCTCGTCCGACCCCGGCTTCGCGATGTCGCTCGCGATGCCCGGCGTCGACCGGATGAAGTGCTGGGCCACGGGAAGGGCGAAGGCCAGCGGGTCGTGCACCTTGTTGGCCGGGTTGACGAGGACGATGCCGCTGATGGCGTCCCCGTGCTTGGCCGCCAGCCGCAGGGTCAGCGCGCCGCCCATGGACAGGCCGAAGACGAACACCCGCTCGCACCGGTCCAGCAGCTCCCGCAGTGCCCGGTCCACCTCGGCGTACCAGTCCTGCCAGCCCGTGAGCTGCATGTCCTGCCAGCGCGTGCCGTGCCCGGGCAGCAGCGGCAGCGACACCGTGAGCCCCTTCCCGGCCAGATACTCGGCCCAGGGGCGCAGCGACTGCGGGGAACCGGTGAAGCCGTGGCAGAGAAGGACGCCGACCTCTCCGCCCTCGTGGCGGAACGGCTCGGCTCCAGGGAGGACGGGCACCAGGGTCTCCTTGATCATGATGTACATCAGGTGGGTGCGTTGCTCTGTGTGACTTCACCGTACGCGACCGGGGTGGCACCGACCAGGGTCGTCGGGCCGCTGCCGGGAGAGCCAGGGGATATGGTCTGTTCGACAGACACAGGAAGGCTTTCGAGTTGATCTACGGCGCAATGAAGTTCTCCATCGGCGGTTCCCTGAAGCTCGCCTTCAGGCCGTGGGTGGAGGGCCTCGAGAACATTCCCGCCGAGGGGCCGGCGATCCTCGCGAGCAACCACCTGTCCTTCTCCGACTCCTTCTTCCTGCCGGCGGTGCTGGACCGCAAGGTGACCTTCATCGCGAAGGCGGAGTACTTCACCTCCCCGGGAGTCAAGGGCAAGCTGACGGCCGCCTTCTTCAAGGGCGTCGGCCAGCTCCCGGTGGACCGCTCCGGTGCGCGCGGGGCCGGTGAGGCCGCCATCAAGAGCGGCATCGAGGTCATCGAGCGGGGGGAGCTGTTCGGTATCTACCCCGAGGGAACGCGTTCACCCGACGGCCGCCTCTACCGCGGCAAGCCCGGCGGCCTGGCCCGCGTGGCCCTGGCCACCGGCGCCCCCGTGATCCCGGTGGCGATGATCGACACCGAGAAGATCCAGCCGCCCGGCAAGGTGGTCCCCAAGCTGATGCGCCCCGGGATCCGGATCGGCAAGCCGCTGGACTTCAGCCGCTACCACGGCATGGACAGCGACCGCTTCATCCTCCG is a genomic window containing:
- a CDS encoding metallophosphoesterase family protein, producing the protein MRDGQTGTSGSSRAGVRSGSRTRVHVVSDVHGNAEALARAGDGADALICLGDLVLFLDYADHSRGIFPDLFGVENADRIVELRTARRFAEAHAFGRQLWAGLDRDRLIEGAVRRQYAQMFAAFPTPTYATYGNVDIPALWPEYADRHGFTVLDGQRVEIGGRVFGFVGGGLPSPMRTPYEVDVEEYAAKVEALGEVDVLCSHIPPEVPELCYDTVARRFERGSEALLAAIRRTRPKYALFGHVHQPLARRMRIGGTECVNVGHFAATGRPWALEW
- a CDS encoding SRPBCC family protein, yielding MAEHTSSSITIDASPADVMAVIADFARYPEWTGEVKEAEVLASDAEGRAEKVRLLLDAGAIKDDHTLAYTWKGEDEVSWTLDKSQMLRQLDGSYRLAPLDGGKRTEVTYQLTVDVKIPMLGMIKRKAEKVIIDRALAGLKKRVESTG
- a CDS encoding ArsA family ATPase, with product MHTLLITGPGGAGRTTVAAATALAAARQGRRVLLLSGDAGDPLSALTGEPVGEPAEVAPGLSAVPVAGGVRVARVDSGEEFREELVALQERGSALLGMVGARPLGAEELTELPGAEQFALLRALRRAASAPGFDLVVVDLPPLHQALATLALPAQLRRYLARLLPAERQAARALRPVLAQLAGVPMPAQWLYEAAARWDEELAAVQAVIEAATTEVRLVAEPGPAAADAIRPGRLGLALQQLPVSAVVANRLLPEGSVDPWLAGLAAQQEKYAAQWAGELPVVRVGHLGRDPRGPQDLEPLAATDGLVPQRPAPRRAWAVEDRLAEDGVLVWVVPLPGAHKRELDLIRRGDELLLTVGPYRRIVPLPAALRRCTVSGAALAEDALRIRFTPDPGLWPRTS
- a CDS encoding DUF5304 domain-containing protein — protein: MSEATDRPTDDDAWAKACAEDLAAEKERLRGQGGTRSQGTGTAAEELFKLFEAVADKVSGLNNPLIGSAAQGAVRQFVNQAKTAAKPVVERNPEVFDHLAAAGSELLAAYRSAVEGHERRWTRGEPPAPRQAPGERDPRDEGPDDGPAERIDLD
- a CDS encoding ROK family glucokinase; translated protein: MGLTIGVDIGGTKIAAGVVDEEGTILETYKVPTPPTADGVTEAICTAVSAVSSNHTIDAVGIGAAGYVDDKRATVLFAPNINWRHEPLKDKVEQRIGLPVVVENDANCAAWGEYRFGAGQGHDDVICITLGTGLGGGIIIGNKLRRGRFGVAAEFGHIRVVPDGLLCGCGSQGCWEQYASGRALVRYAKQRANATPENATILLSLGDGTPEGIEGKHISEAARQGDLVAIDAFRELARWAGAGLADLASLFDPSAFIVGGGVSDEGDLVLDPIRKSFKRWLVGGAWRAHAQVLAAQLGGKAGLVGAADLARQG
- a CDS encoding endonuclease/exonuclease/phosphatase family protein; amino-acid sequence: MDQLPKSRTEPDGSAVIRVLSYNIRSLRDDEEALARVIRACAPDLVFVQEAPRFFRWRKHAARLAAKCDLVVLGGGATAAGPLLMCSLRVFVERTEDVLLPHTPGLHRRGFATAVVRIGGARAGLVSAHLSLDRAERRAQADRLLDRVAALDTPYGIAAGDVNEGPDGPAFGQLAGTLQDCWSVAPWGGERTFPVSAPDRRIDAVFATKGVEVLGCGVPAGLPGVIPADLVAATDHLPVLAALRLPAAR
- a CDS encoding alpha/beta hydrolase, with amino-acid sequence MPVLPGAEPFRHEGGEVGVLLCHGFTGSPQSLRPWAEYLAGKGLTVSLPLLPGHGTRWQDMQLTGWQDWYAEVDRALRELLDRCERVFVFGLSMGGALTLRLAAKHGDAISGIVLVNPANKVHDPLAFALPVAQHFIRSTPGIASDIAKPGSDEVGYDRVPTRAAHSLRKFLQLVDTELPQVTQPVLLLHSPQDHVVPPVDSARVLARISSTDVTETLLEQSYHVATLDHDAERIFADSYAFVGRLAESVGREGAQAGG
- a CDS encoding lysophospholipid acyltransferase family protein; its protein translation is MKFSIGGSLKLAFRPWVEGLENIPAEGPAILASNHLSFSDSFFLPAVLDRKVTFIAKAEYFTSPGVKGKLTAAFFKGVGQLPVDRSGARGAGEAAIKSGIEVIERGELFGIYPEGTRSPDGRLYRGKPGGLARVALATGAPVIPVAMIDTEKIQPPGKVVPKLMRPGIRIGKPLDFSRYHGMDSDRFILRSVTDEVMYEIMKLSGQEYVDIYATAAKRQIADAEKAAAKAEKAEKAENAEGKAE